A single region of the Populus nigra chromosome 2, ddPopNigr1.1, whole genome shotgun sequence genome encodes:
- the LOC133681890 gene encoding poly(A)-specific ribonuclease PARN-like, with protein sequence MVAVSPLLQRRLLSTSVTKTHHKPHQQWSIKQVTKSNFADTLEDIKSHVSNSDFVAVSLQNTGSFSAPWQRVSPFDTADTAYLKAKYAAERFQVLHFAVCPFTVRASKVTAYPYNFHLFPRAELKMEMPSYSFYCQTSSLISMARQGFDFNSCINDGISYLSREQESAAKIQMGNPILAKNVIESTSTLSVADSVFIERIKSHIKNWKKACKETSTRKEGNQIQDALVRSLRKLVLGNEEYDSRPCMNIDVCSERQAQLVVEMLQEFADDVVPLIIPAKGGAMQAIRVVLTSSKEDKDLLQGKLQNDERELKKKVRGFREVIDLISASQKPVVLHGSLNDLTVIHSKFIAPLPPTVDEFMCSLRLAFPLVIDVNHLMKEISPLRKVTSIPVAISQLKNRFFTPIDMEIPCQAMENEDTIHGQNVVKICELFARLCSILKIDPAAVKSDEEKGSSALEPYTNIFSPFCTASEEPIDGEIKIWTNNTRTVSCEDLVFLWGFGDRVTAGVLKSLLQESHEAFSKEFDVRLVDNSCAIVIFWQHGLSETFLNTMDKCSDMCGPLREMVSEGLRAAGYETYNRACRLGLWESSLADSLDRALADSDCASEANSKTKCSDRCNEWIINLDDL encoded by the exons atggttgcCGTCTCCCCGCTGCTGCAAAGGCGCCTGTTAAGCACCAGCGTGACTAAAACCCACCATAAACCTCACCAGCAATGGAGCATAAAGCAAGTCACAAAATCAAACTTCGCTGACACTCTTGAGGACATAAAATCCCATGTCTCCAATTCCGATTTTGTGGCCGTGTCCTTGCAAAACACCGGCTCCTTCTCCGCCCCTTGGCAACGCGTCTCCCCTTTTGACACCGCCGACACGGCTTACTTAAAAGCCAAGTATGCCGCTGAAAGGTTCCAGGTTCTTCATTTCGCTGTTTGCCCCTTCACTGTCAGGGCTTCTAAAGTCACTGCCTACCC ATATAATTTTCACTTGTTCCCAAGAGCTGAACTAAAGATGGAAATGCCTTCTTACAGTTTTTATTGTCAAACCTCGTCTTTGATATCTATGGCTCGCCAAGGTTTTGACTTTAATTCTTGCATAAATGATG GTATCTCATACTTGTCCAGAGAACAAGAATCTGCTGCAAAAATTCAGATGGGGAATCCAATACTTGCAAAGAATGTGATAGAATCCACTTCTACCCTTTCTGTTGCTGATTCTGTATTCATTGAAAGGATTaaatcacacattaaaaatTGGAAGAAAGCATGTAAAGAAACTAGCACAAGAAAAGAAGGCAACCAAATTCAAG ATGCTCTGGTCAGATCCTTAAGAAAACTCGTTCTAGGAAATGAAGAGTATGATTCAAGACCGTGCATGAATATAGATGTTTGCAGCGAACGCCAAGCGCAACTTGTGGTTGAG ATGTTGCAAGAATTTGCTGATGATGTTGTTCCTTTAATAATTCCAGCAAAGGGTGGAGCAATGCAGGCAATTCGTGTTGTTTTAACAAGTTCAAAGGAGGATAAAGATCTTCTGCAG GGAAAGCTTCAAAATGACGAACGGGAACTAAAGAAAAAGGTCCGTGGCTTTCGAGAGGTGATCGATTTGATATCTGCTTCTCAGAAGCCTGTTGTCTTGCATGGTTCCCTTAACG ATTTAACAGTTATTCATTCAAAATTCATAGCTCCCCTGCCTCCTACAGTGGATGAGTTTATGTGTTCCTTGCGTTTGGCTTTTCCCCTGGTAATTGATGTCAACCATCTGATGAAGGAGATCAGTCCTCTGAGAAAAGTTACTAGTATACCTGTAGCTATTTCTCAATTAAAGAATCGGTTCTTTACACCCATTGATATGGAAATTCCATGCCAAG CTATGGAAAATGAAGACACTATTCATGGGCAAAATGTTGTGAAGATTTGTGAATTGTTTGCTAGGCTATGCAGTATACTCAAAATCGATCCTGCTGCTGTCAAATCAGATGAAGAAAAAGGGTCTTCAGCCCTTGAACCTTACACAAATATTTTCAGTCCATTCTGTACTGCATCTGAAGAACCAATAGATGGAGAAATCAAAATATGGACTAACAACACAAGAACTGTGAGCTGTGAGGATTTGGTTTTCTTGTGGGGATTTGGGGATAGGGTGACAGCTGGGGTACTAAAGAGCCTGCTCCAAGAGTCTCATGAAGCTTTCTCCAAGGAATTTGATGTGCGATTGGTAGATAATAGCTGCGCCATTGTGATTTTCTGGCAACATGGGTTGTCAGAAACTTTTCTGAATACCATGGATAAGTGCTCAGACATGTGCGGACCTTTGAGGGAGATGGTTTCAGAAGGTCTAAGAGCTGCAGGGTATGAGACTTACAATAGAGCTTGTAGGTTAGGTTTATGGGAGTCAAGTTTAGCAGATTCCTTAGACAGAGCCTTGGCTGACTCTGACTGTGCTTCCGAAGCTAATTCTAAAACGAAGTGTTCAGATAGGTGCAATGAGTGGATAATTAACCTGGATGATCTCTGA
- the LOC133682405 gene encoding uncharacterized protein LOC133682405 isoform X2: MASVTLHIQSPPLNNDVVSLPRNHFPVVTFKTTFFGSSLTANGKPLSLPKTSRTQPVITSSSSSSSTTTHTFDVVIIGAGIIGLTIARQFLIGSDLSVAVVDKDVPCSGATGAGQGYLWMVHKEPESDTWDLTMRSYKLWQMFAEKVRAQGLDPLQELGSLLVGRTAKEAATLKKKVKRLSEAGLRAEYLTSDALRLTEPELEVGKDGGAAFLPDDCQLDAQRAVAFIQKANRHFSTKGRYAEFFHDPVTSLLRSDSSSEVEGVRTFKNTLYSKKAVIVAAGCWSGSLVHDLFRESDILLNVPVKPRKGHLVVLENFSSFRLDHGLMEMGYVDHLHDALDRKSSHSVKVEEGQTPSVSMTATMDTMGNLVLGSSRQFTGYSTKVDESIINHIWKRAGEFFPKLKELPLEDFTLDRKVRIGLRPYMPDGKPVIGPVPGLMNVIIATGHEGGGLSMALGTAEMVADMVLGNPGIVDLAAFALQGRCC, translated from the exons ATGGCCTCCGTTACGCTACACATACAGTCACCACCACTCAACAACGACGTCGTTTCGCTTCCAAGGAATCATTTCCCTGTCGTCACCTTCAAAACAACCTTCTTTGGCTCCTCGTTGACCGCGAACGGGAAACCGCTTTCTCTACCAAAAACCTCTCGAACTCAACCCGTaatcacttcttcttcttcttcttcttctactactaCTCACACGTTCGATGTTGTAATTATTGGTGCTGGAATCATCGGGTTAACTATTGCCCGGCAGTTCCTCATCGGGTCGGACCTTTCCGTTGCTGTTGTTGATAAGGATGTCCCTTGCTCTGGTGCTACTGGCGCTG GGCAGGGATACTTGTGGATGGTGCACAAGGAACCAGAGAGTGACACATGGGACCTCACAATGAGAAGCTACAAACTGTGGCAAATGTTTGCAGAGAAGGTGCGTGCCCAAGGCCTGGATCCGTTACAAGAATTAG gaaGTTTGTTGGTAGGCAGAACTGCCAAAGAGGCGGCAACGTTGAAAAAGAAGGTGAAGAGATTATCTGAAGCTGGATTGAGAGCAGAGTACTTAACAAGTGATGCTTTGCGATTAACGGAACCTGAGCTTGAGGTCGGTAAAGATGGCGGGGCTGCGTTTCTACCCGATGATTGTCAATTGGACGCTCAACGTGCTGTTGCATTCATTCAaaag GCTAATAGGCATTTTTCTACAAAAGGGAGATATGCGGAGTTCTTTCATGATCCAGTGACAAGTTTATTGAG ATCTGATAGCAGCAGTGAGGTTGAAGGTGTTCGGACTTTCAAGAATACATTGTACAGTAAGAAGGCTGTTATAGTGGCAGCTGGTTGTTGGAGCGGGTCTTTGGTACATGATTTGTTTAGAGAATCAGATATTTTGTTGAATGTCCCTGTTAAGCCTCGGAAG GGTCACTTGGTTGTCCTTGAGAACTTTAGTTCCTTTAGATTGGACCATGGCCTGATGGAGATGGGTTATGTTGATCATCTACATGATGCTTTAGATCGCAAAAGTTCACATTCAGTAAAAGTTGAGGAAGGGCAAACCCCGTCTGTCTCGATGACGGCCACCATGGACACAATGGGAAACCTTGTTCTTG GGAGCAGCCGTCAGTTTACTGGGTATAGCACTAAAGTGGATGAGTCCATTATTAATCATATATGGAAGAGGGCTGGAGAGTTCTTTCCCAAACTAAAAGAGCTGCCCCTTGAAGATTTCACTTTGGATAGAAAAGTGAGAATAGGATTACGCCCTTATA TGCCTGATGGGAAGCCAGTGATTGGGCCTGTGCCTGGTTTGATGAATGTGATCATCGCAACTGGGCATGAAGGAGGAGGACTTTCTATG GCTTTGGGTACTGCTGAAATGGTTGCTGATATGGTGTTGGGCAATCCTGGAATTGTTGATTTGGCAGCATTTGCACTTCAGGGTCGATGTTGCTAA
- the LOC133682405 gene encoding uncharacterized protein LOC133682405 isoform X1 has protein sequence MASVTLHIQSPPLNNDVVSLPRNHFPVVTFKTTFFGSSLTANGKPLSLPKTSRTQPVITSSSSSSSTTTHTFDVVIIGAGIIGLTIARQFLIGSDLSVAVVDKDVPCSGATGAGQGYLWMVHKEPESDTWDLTMRSYKLWQMFAEKVRAQGLDPLQELGWKQTGSLLVGRTAKEAATLKKKVKRLSEAGLRAEYLTSDALRLTEPELEVGKDGGAAFLPDDCQLDAQRAVAFIQKANRHFSTKGRYAEFFHDPVTSLLRSDSSSEVEGVRTFKNTLYSKKAVIVAAGCWSGSLVHDLFRESDILLNVPVKPRKGHLVVLENFSSFRLDHGLMEMGYVDHLHDALDRKSSHSVKVEEGQTPSVSMTATMDTMGNLVLGSSRQFTGYSTKVDESIINHIWKRAGEFFPKLKELPLEDFTLDRKVRIGLRPYMPDGKPVIGPVPGLMNVIIATGHEGGGLSMALGTAEMVADMVLGNPGIVDLAAFALQGRCC, from the exons ATGGCCTCCGTTACGCTACACATACAGTCACCACCACTCAACAACGACGTCGTTTCGCTTCCAAGGAATCATTTCCCTGTCGTCACCTTCAAAACAACCTTCTTTGGCTCCTCGTTGACCGCGAACGGGAAACCGCTTTCTCTACCAAAAACCTCTCGAACTCAACCCGTaatcacttcttcttcttcttcttcttctactactaCTCACACGTTCGATGTTGTAATTATTGGTGCTGGAATCATCGGGTTAACTATTGCCCGGCAGTTCCTCATCGGGTCGGACCTTTCCGTTGCTGTTGTTGATAAGGATGTCCCTTGCTCTGGTGCTACTGGCGCTG GGCAGGGATACTTGTGGATGGTGCACAAGGAACCAGAGAGTGACACATGGGACCTCACAATGAGAAGCTACAAACTGTGGCAAATGTTTGCAGAGAAGGTGCGTGCCCAAGGCCTGGATCCGTTACAAGAATTAGGTTGGAAACAGActg gaaGTTTGTTGGTAGGCAGAACTGCCAAAGAGGCGGCAACGTTGAAAAAGAAGGTGAAGAGATTATCTGAAGCTGGATTGAGAGCAGAGTACTTAACAAGTGATGCTTTGCGATTAACGGAACCTGAGCTTGAGGTCGGTAAAGATGGCGGGGCTGCGTTTCTACCCGATGATTGTCAATTGGACGCTCAACGTGCTGTTGCATTCATTCAaaag GCTAATAGGCATTTTTCTACAAAAGGGAGATATGCGGAGTTCTTTCATGATCCAGTGACAAGTTTATTGAG ATCTGATAGCAGCAGTGAGGTTGAAGGTGTTCGGACTTTCAAGAATACATTGTACAGTAAGAAGGCTGTTATAGTGGCAGCTGGTTGTTGGAGCGGGTCTTTGGTACATGATTTGTTTAGAGAATCAGATATTTTGTTGAATGTCCCTGTTAAGCCTCGGAAG GGTCACTTGGTTGTCCTTGAGAACTTTAGTTCCTTTAGATTGGACCATGGCCTGATGGAGATGGGTTATGTTGATCATCTACATGATGCTTTAGATCGCAAAAGTTCACATTCAGTAAAAGTTGAGGAAGGGCAAACCCCGTCTGTCTCGATGACGGCCACCATGGACACAATGGGAAACCTTGTTCTTG GGAGCAGCCGTCAGTTTACTGGGTATAGCACTAAAGTGGATGAGTCCATTATTAATCATATATGGAAGAGGGCTGGAGAGTTCTTTCCCAAACTAAAAGAGCTGCCCCTTGAAGATTTCACTTTGGATAGAAAAGTGAGAATAGGATTACGCCCTTATA TGCCTGATGGGAAGCCAGTGATTGGGCCTGTGCCTGGTTTGATGAATGTGATCATCGCAACTGGGCATGAAGGAGGAGGACTTTCTATG GCTTTGGGTACTGCTGAAATGGTTGCTGATATGGTGTTGGGCAATCCTGGAATTGTTGATTTGGCAGCATTTGCACTTCAGGGTCGATGTTGCTAA